The following DNA comes from Deltaproteobacteria bacterium.
GATGCAGACCGATGGACTTGGAATGGATGATCAGCTTGCCGTCGTCATCGACATAGGCAAAGCCGCAGTCCGGCTCGATGGGCAGATGGGGCTGACGGGAAGTGTAATAGTTGCCTTCGATAACCACGTCGGCCTTGTCCATGATCGGCTTGGTGTCCGGGCCCTTGGCGATCTTCTGGGTGTAGTAGACGTTCGGTGTCCCGGGGTGGATCTCGATGGCGTCCTCGGCCATGGCCGCCGGAGCGCTCATGTATTCGGGAAGCTGCTCGATTTTGACCTTGACGGCCTTGGCCGCGGCTTCGGCCTGCTCCAGGGTGTCGGCGCAGACGATGGCGATGGCGTCACCATACTGGAAGATCTTTTCGTCGCACAAAATGGGGCGGTCCCAACCGTCACCCTTGTTGGAAGGGAAGGTGATCAGACCGGTGATGCGGTTTTTGCCTTTGACGTCCTTATGGGTGACGACCTTGAACACGCCGGGCATCTTTTCGGCTTCGGTAACATCAATAGAAAGAATCTTGGCGTGGGACACTTCGGCCTGCACCAAGGCGCACTGCAGGGCGTTTTCGGGCAGTTTCAGGCCAGCGTCCGCGCCATAATCCAGCGTACCGGTAACCTTGGCCAGAGCCGTGGGACGGGGATGACGGGTACCCCAGACATCGCCGTTGACGGGCATCTTGTACTCCAGGTCGGCCGCGCTTTTTTCACCGCGCATGACCTTGGCGGCGTCCATGACAGCGTCCACCAACGGTTTGTATCCGGTGCAACGGCAGGCGTTCCGGTGTTTCTGGAACCAATCGCGGACTTCATCGCGCGTGGGTCTGGGATTGACGTCCAGCAACCCCTTGGCCGAGACAATGAAGCCAGGCGAGCAAAAACCGCACTGGGCCGCGCCGTGAAGCATCCAGGACAGCTGCAGGGGATGCGGATTTTCCGGAGTGCCGATACCCTCGATGGTGGTGATTTCCGCGCCGTCTTCCACGCGTTTCATCTTCAGGGCGCATGAACGCACGACCTTACCATCCATGATCACGCTGCAGGCGCCGCACTGCCCTTCATTGCAGCCGATCTTGGTACCGGTCAGTCCGAGCTCGTTTCTGAGCACGGTGGCCAGGGTTGCCTCGCCATCGGTCACCACGTTCTTGGCGACTCCATTAATCACAATTCGTCTGTTAATCATTCCCATTCCTCCAAATAACACTTTGTTTCCGAACAGATTTAACGCCAGGTCTAGAGCTTGCCAAAGCCGCAGGCCGGATAATGGCAACTGGGACAGCTTTCGCACAGGCCTCCATGACCAAACGCAACAATATCCTTCCGTTCCAGGCGTTCCCCGGCCAAAAGCCGTGGCACGACCAGATCGAAAATACTGGCCTTATAATACATAACACAGCCGGGCAGCCCGACCACGGGCACGTCGTCCAGATAGGCGAGCATGAACATGGCACCGGGATAGGTGGGGGCGCCGTAGGACACGACCTTCGCCCCGGTCTTCCTGATGGACGCCGGAGTCTGGTCATCGGGATCGACACTCATGCCGCCGGTGACCGCGATAAAATCAGCCCCTCGTTTTTTCAGGGACAAAATGGCGTCCACCGTCATTTCCACCTGATCCGACACAAAGACCTGTTCGAGAATCGTGGATCCCAGACGCTCGAACTTCTTTTTCAGAACCGGACCAAATCCATCCTTGATACGTCCATTGTAGACTTCGCTCCCCGTGGTCACGACGCCAACCTTGGCCGGCTTGAGCGGGAGCACTTCAATAAGCGGCGCGTGTTCGCGACACACGGCCTCGGCTTCCTGGAGCAATTCCTCGGGCGCGGCCAGGGGGATGACCCGTGTTCCGGCCACGACGCGTCCCGTCTTCACGAATTGCCCGGTATGGATGGTCCCGAACGTTACATCGGTAATGGAATTAAGGCGAAAAAGCCCTTGCACATCGATCTTGAGCACGCCGTCAATGGCCGCGGTCAGCGTGGACTTGCCCTCGCTCGGCGAGCTGATGGTCAACCCCTGCCCCGCCGCGGCACGGGCCAGCCGCAGGGCGCATTCGTCCTCGTGGACGTATCCATCGCGAGGGTCGAAAACATAAAGATGGGCCTTGCCGATATCGAGCAGGAGCTGGATGTCATCCGGACCAACGACGTGGCCGCGACGAAAAGCAGGACCCTTGGTCTCGCCCGGCACGATACGGGTGATGTCATGGCAAAGTACGGTTCCAACAGCATCTTCAACAGGGATGGCTTTCATGAAAAACCCAACATATCGTATTTGACATTACTAATCACAAAATATGCCATTTCTGGCATATTGAACTTTACACAACCGTCACCGCGACGGCACGCTCGCGCGTGTTCACTCATTCCAATTTCATCGGGAACGCACGAGCAGACCTACTTCATTTCAGATCTATGTCAAAAATGGCATACTTTTACGGCGTAAGCAAAATCAAGACCATCCAGAAGCAGCCTTTCAAAAAAATCGACGTTACCCTTCAATATACTGAATTTAATACACCAAAGCCAAATTTGTAAAAATCATCCCGGTTTGAAGCAACAACAGCGGATGCACTTCCCC
Coding sequences within:
- a CDS encoding 2Fe-2S iron-sulfur cluster binding domain-containing protein is translated as MINRRIVINGVAKNVVTDGEATLATVLRNELGLTGTKIGCNEGQCGACSVIMDGKVVRSCALKMKRVEDGAEITTIEGIGTPENPHPLQLSWMLHGAAQCGFCSPGFIVSAKGLLDVNPRPTRDEVRDWFQKHRNACRCTGYKPLVDAVMDAAKVMRGEKSAADLEYKMPVNGDVWGTRHPRPTALAKVTGTLDYGADAGLKLPENALQCALVQAEVSHAKILSIDVTEAEKMPGVFKVVTHKDVKGKNRITGLITFPSNKGDGWDRPILCDEKIFQYGDAIAIVCADTLEQAEAAAKAVKVKIEQLPEYMSAPAAMAEDAIEIHPGTPNVYYTQKIAKGPDTKPIMDKADVVIEGNYYTSRQPHLPIEPDCGFAYVDDDGKLIIHSKSIGLHLHLYMIAPGLGVEPDKLALVQNYTGGTFGYKFSPTLEALVGAAALATGRPVNLVYTYRQQQAYTGKRSPFLTWVKMGATKDGKLLAMETDWSVDHGPYSEFGDLLTLRGAQYIGAGYDIPAIRGEGRTVCTNHCWGAAFRGYGAPESEFPS
- a CDS encoding molybdopterin-binding protein; protein product: MKAIPVEDAVGTVLCHDITRIVPGETKGPAFRRGHVVGPDDIQLLLDIGKAHLYVFDPRDGYVHEDECALRLARAAAGQGLTISSPSEGKSTLTAAIDGVLKIDVQGLFRLNSITDVTFGTIHTGQFVKTGRVVAGTRVIPLAAPEELLQEAEAVCREHAPLIEVLPLKPAKVGVVTTGSEVYNGRIKDGFGPVLKKKFERLGSTILEQVFVSDQVEMTVDAILSLKKRGADFIAVTGGMSVDPDDQTPASIRKTGAKVVSYGAPTYPGAMFMLAYLDDVPVVGLPGCVMYYKASIFDLVVPRLLAGERLERKDIVAFGHGGLCESCPSCHYPACGFGKL